The Acinetobacter shaoyimingii DNA segment GTACTTTGGAATCGTGTAGATCATTATCAAAAAAATCATTTAAATACCTTGCTCGAAAATAAAAAAATCTTTGAATATTGGTTTCATGCAGCGTCATATATACCACTACGTGATTATCGATATGCACTCAGGCAAATGAACTCGGTTAAACGTGGTGAGACTAAATATTTTAATCGAGGTGATCAGTTTCTCATGAAAGAGATTTTAGCGAGAGCTAAAGCAGAAGGGGAAATTAGGTCACGTGACTTTATACTACAAAATGAAAAGTCAGAAAAATCATGGTGGAAATCAGGAGTTGTAAAAAACACCATTGAGCAACTTTACATGCAAGGGGACTTAATGGTCTGCAATCGTGTAGGTGTAGAAAAAGTTTATGCGCTTACTGAGGATTATTTAAGTTCAAGTATAGATTTGACTGAGCCTTCATTGGAGGAATACGCGTATTATTTATACGATACTGTGAAAAGGTCACAAGGCGTATTCACATGGAAACAATTACTCCATTTAAAAACGGGAACTGCGCTTAAAAAGGCAATGCAAAACATTATTGATGAGCAAATTGATGCAAAAATAATTCAGCAGATTAACCTAGCTTCGGGTAATTCAGTGTTTGTCGATTTAGATGGGCTCAATCAAATAATCACTACTCAAAAGGAGGTAAAAATTCTTTCTCCATTTGATAATTTAGTCATTCATCGTGATCGTTTAGCATCATTATTTAATTTTGATTATCGTTTGGAATGTTATGTTAAGCCAGAAAAACGCAAATACGGGTACTTTTGTTTGCCTATACTTTATGGAACAGACATAGTTGCAAAAATAGACTGTAAAGCCCACCGAGAGAAAGGTATTTTAGAAATTATTCATTTTCACTTACAAGCAGTAATTCATAACAAAGCTGATTTTATTCAGCTGATGATTCTGGAACTTGAGCGATTTGCTGAATTTAATCATTGCCAATTGGATCCTCATTTTTATCACAAGTTAAAACTATAAATTCGGTTTAAATATCTTTATGTCTTTTACTGTATTGATCTCATTTATTATTTATTCTTTCGTCACTTCAATCACACCAGGTCCAAATAATATTATGCTCGCTGCATCGGGCGTTAATTTTGGATTTAAACGAAGCATTCCACATATTTTAGGAATTGGGATTGGTTTCGGATTTATGGTGTCTGTGGTTGGATTTGGTTTTGGCGCTTTGATTAGCTCTAATATCGTACTTTATGAATCATTAAAAATTATTGGAATTACGTATCTGTTGTATTTGGCATATAAGATTTATCATTCAACAAGTGTAGATACAACATCGGGTAAAACTAAGCCATTAACATTTTTACAAGCAGCCATGTTTCAATGGGTAAATCCCAAGGCTTGGATAATGGCAATGGGTGCTGTGACCACTTATTTGTCCTCACAAAGTGAATTGTATTGGTATTTAATAATTGGTGTTATTTACGGTGCAATTGGGATTCCAAGCACAGGCGTTTGGGCATTGGTTGGGGAGAAGCTACAAAAATATATTCATGATCAGAAAAAATTAAAAATGTTTAATGCTGTGATGGCACTATTATTGGTTTTGTCAGTCATTCAACCTTTGATCGATTTCTTGTTTTTCATTGTTGCCTTTGCAAGTGAGATTTGAGTTTAGTGAAGCATCTTTTTAAATCCTAAACTGGTCACTTTAAAACCTTGCTTTTTATAAAACTCATGTGCGTCTAAACGTTCAGGCCGATTGCCACTGTTCAATGTAATACTGGTGATATTTTGACGAAGAGCAATGTTTTCAATTTCCTTTAGGAATAATTTCCCAAAGCCTTTGCCACGGTATTTTTCATCAATCACAAAAGCTTGAATGACTAAAACTTCACCATCGTATTGCCATGTAAATTGTTGAATAAGTCCAACATAACCAATAATTTGATTTTGGTATTCAGCTACCCATGTTGAGTATTTTGGATCTTGTTGTAGGTTTTCTATTCTTTGTTTTAAGTGTTCAGGAGGAGTTGGATAACCTAACTGAGCTGTTAGGTGAGTGATAAAAATAATGTCATTTTCCAAATTTAGAGGTCGAACTTTAAGCGTCATAATTAGATCTCGTATGAGGGGGTTAATGATTCGTTTTAAATACATTCCAATGCAATTTAATACCTAGGACACCAATTAAAATCAAAAGACTTCCAATAATTTGCAGACTCGTAAGTAAATGATCAAAGAATAAGTAATCGATGAATATGGTTGATATAGGGTAAATAAATGACAATATGGAAATGTTATTTAAAGGAATTTTTTTAATTGCTGAATACATGAGGAAATAAAGTAGAGCAGTGTGAAAAACGCCAAGACAAATGATAAATATCCACTGATTTCCACTAGGTGATGTGCCTATTAAGTTTGCAAATGGACAAAGTACAATTGCACCACTAATAGTTTGAATGAGGACAATTAATAACGGTGGTGTATTGTTTAGTTTTTTTGTGATTAGTACCGATATTGAATAGAGTGTTGTTGCAATGAGGACTAACGCTAAACCAGAGAATTGATTATAGTCAAATTTAAAATTTCCTAATCCAATAATAATGATTAAGCCAATAAATGCTAAAACTGTCCAAGTAATATCATTCTTATTGATTTTGTTTTTAAAAAGGATTGCCCCTAAAAATAAGATAATGAAAGGGTTAACATGATAGACAATGGTTGCTAAAGAAATAGAAGTTTTTGGAAAGGCAGCAAATAGCAATGCCCAATTGAAAACGAT contains these protein-coding regions:
- a CDS encoding winged helix-turn-helix domain-containing protein; protein product: MDIQLKCLAIHRSLYDFQIPKPSNRLIESELAQQGIKETLSVIEHLGYVQIDTISVVERAHHHVLWNRVDHYQKNHLNTLLENKKIFEYWFHAASYIPLRDYRYALRQMNSVKRGETKYFNRGDQFLMKEILARAKAEGEIRSRDFILQNEKSEKSWWKSGVVKNTIEQLYMQGDLMVCNRVGVEKVYALTEDYLSSSIDLTEPSLEEYAYYLYDTVKRSQGVFTWKQLLHLKTGTALKKAMQNIIDEQIDAKIIQQINLASGNSVFVDLDGLNQIITTQKEVKILSPFDNLVIHRDRLASLFNFDYRLECYVKPEKRKYGYFCLPILYGTDIVAKIDCKAHREKGILEIIHFHLQAVIHNKADFIQLMILELERFAEFNHCQLDPHFYHKLKL
- a CDS encoding DMT family transporter, which gives rise to MVIAMLLSGSIGLFVIKSGQSPINIVFFRCLIAALCLAPLCYFYGQFNKKYFNIKELMLMISSGLLIVFNWALLFAAFPKTSISLATIVYHVNPFIILFLGAILFKNKINKNDITWTVLAFIGLIIIIGLGNFKFDYNQFSGLALVLIATTLYSISVLITKKLNNTPPLLIVLIQTISGAIVLCPFANLIGTSPSGNQWIFIICLGVFHTALLYFLMYSAIKKIPLNNISILSFIYPISTIFIDYLFFDHLLTSLQIIGSLLILIGVLGIKLHWNVFKTNH
- a CDS encoding GNAT family N-acetyltransferase encodes the protein MTLKVRPLNLENDIIFITHLTAQLGYPTPPEHLKQRIENLQQDPKYSTWVAEYQNQIIGYVGLIQQFTWQYDGEVLVIQAFVIDEKYRGKGFGKLFLKEIENIALRQNITSITLNSGNRPERLDAHEFYKKQGFKVTSLGFKKMLH
- a CDS encoding LysE family translocator; this encodes MSFTVLISFIIYSFVTSITPGPNNIMLAASGVNFGFKRSIPHILGIGIGFGFMVSVVGFGFGALISSNIVLYESLKIIGITYLLYLAYKIYHSTSVDTTSGKTKPLTFLQAAMFQWVNPKAWIMAMGAVTTYLSSQSELYWYLIIGVIYGAIGIPSTGVWALVGEKLQKYIHDQKKLKMFNAVMALLLVLSVIQPLIDFLFFIVAFASEI